One segment of Methanolinea sp. DNA contains the following:
- the larC gene encoding nickel pincer cofactor biosynthesis protein LarC — protein MRVLLFDPIRGAAGDMVCGALLDLGADAGTVTAAMRSVVGEPSIRVVERAGVRALSVDTRATAESRTLDEVISRVRSAEAPRAAIEMACRVFARIAAAEEEIHGKTPHFHEVGADDAVAEVVGACTALATLAVDAVGTLPVPLGGGTVGTHHGTYPVPAPATLSILEAAGIPVIYGPPGEGELCTPTGAALLAEMVTLPAGSVPRGRVVSSGYGAGDRDTPSCPNVLRAVLIEDLPGPRDDAVDILETNVDDVTAEEMGACAEALMAGGARDVSIVPCTMKKGRPGWLVRVVSAPWDSERLAGILARETGTLGVRCIPSAHRFVAGREERSVSISVGGRTYEIPVKCAVREGTVYSCKAEFARVHEVSRATSVPVREIARLAEGEAWRQLGRKIP, from the coding sequence ATGCGTGTTCTCCTCTTCGATCCCATCCGCGGGGCTGCCGGTGACATGGTGTGCGGGGCGCTCCTTGACCTCGGCGCGGACGCGGGGACGGTGACGGCAGCCATGCGGTCCGTCGTCGGGGAACCCTCGATCCGCGTCGTGGAGAGGGCGGGTGTGAGGGCACTCTCGGTCGACACGCGGGCGACGGCGGAGAGCCGCACGCTGGACGAGGTCATCTCCCGCGTCAGGTCCGCCGAGGCCCCGCGGGCGGCGATCGAGATGGCGTGCAGGGTCTTTGCGCGCATCGCGGCAGCCGAGGAGGAGATCCACGGGAAGACCCCCCACTTCCACGAGGTGGGGGCCGACGACGCGGTCGCGGAGGTCGTCGGCGCGTGCACTGCCCTCGCGACCCTCGCGGTCGACGCGGTGGGGACGCTCCCGGTCCCCCTCGGCGGCGGGACGGTCGGGACCCACCACGGGACGTACCCCGTTCCCGCTCCCGCGACCCTCTCAATCCTCGAGGCCGCGGGGATCCCGGTCATCTACGGCCCGCCGGGCGAGGGGGAACTCTGCACCCCGACCGGCGCCGCCCTCCTCGCCGAGATGGTCACCCTTCCCGCCGGCTCCGTCCCCCGGGGGAGGGTCGTCTCGTCCGGTTACGGGGCCGGGGACAGGGACACCCCCTCGTGCCCGAACGTCCTGCGTGCCGTCCTCATCGAGGATCTCCCCGGCCCCCGCGACGACGCGGTCGACATCCTCGAGACGAACGTCGACGACGTGACCGCGGAGGAGATGGGGGCGTGCGCGGAGGCCCTGATGGCCGGGGGAGCCCGCGACGTCTCCATCGTCCCCTGCACCATGAAGAAGGGGAGGCCCGGCTGGCTCGTGCGCGTGGTCAGCGCGCCGTGGGACTCGGAGAGGCTCGCCGGGATCCTCGCCCGGGAGACGGGGACCCTCGGGGTGAGGTGCATCCCGAGCGCCCACCGCTTCGTGGCGGGGAGGGAGGAGAGGTCGGTCTCGATCTCCGTCGGCGGGAGGACGTATGAGATCCCGGTGAAGTGCGCCGTGCGGGAGGGGACCGTCTACTCCTGCAAGGCCGAGTTCGCGCGTGTCCACGAGGTGTCCCGGGCCACCTCGGTCCCCGTGCGGGAGATCGCCCGGCTCGCGGAAGGGGAGGCGTGGAGGCAGCTAGGCCGGAAGATCCCATGA
- the radB gene encoding DNA repair and recombination protein RadB, with protein sequence MREAARGTGSEVLDALLGGGLSPGILTQVYGEPASGKSTICVMAAVTCLREGGRVIFLDSEGFSAERFRQIAGDDAVALAENIFLFEPEDFSQQAAMIRNFEPLLREGAGLLVVDSLTGLYRSQLERGRDAMQRLTGQALLLLGYARKYAVPVLVSNQVYMDPERNTFVGLGGTALEHLSKVIVRLERRGQFRRATLVKHRSRPAGAYFDFEITRQGIRPLGPLQEAGSGEGV encoded by the coding sequence ATGAGAGAGGCGGCCCGCGGGACAGGATCGGAAGTGCTCGACGCCCTCCTCGGGGGAGGACTCTCCCCCGGCATCCTCACGCAGGTCTACGGGGAGCCCGCGTCGGGGAAGAGCACGATCTGCGTGATGGCGGCCGTTACGTGCCTCCGCGAGGGGGGCCGGGTCATCTTCCTCGACAGCGAGGGGTTCTCCGCGGAGAGGTTCCGGCAGATCGCGGGGGACGACGCGGTCGCCCTCGCGGAGAACATCTTCCTCTTCGAGCCCGAGGACTTCTCGCAGCAGGCAGCGATGATCCGGAACTTCGAGCCGCTCCTCAGGGAGGGCGCGGGCCTCCTCGTCGTCGACTCCCTCACCGGGCTCTACAGGAGCCAGCTCGAGAGGGGGAGGGACGCGATGCAGAGGCTGACGGGGCAGGCCCTCCTCCTGCTCGGGTACGCCCGGAAGTACGCGGTGCCGGTCCTCGTCTCGAACCAGGTGTACATGGACCCCGAGAGGAACACGTTCGTAGGGCTCGGGGGGACGGCACTCGAGCACCTCTCCAAGGTGATCGTCCGGCTGGAGAGGAGGGGGCAGTTCCGGCGCGCGACGCTCGTCAAGCACAGGTCGAGGCCCGCCGGGGCATACTTCGACTTCGAGATCACGCGGCAGGGGATCCGGCCCCTCGGCCCCCTGCAGGAGGCAGGGAGTGGTGAAGGTGTCTAG
- a CDS encoding cytochrome c biogenesis protein CcdA yields the protein MDALSAWTMAFLAGTSAPLASPCMLPLYPGFLSYLASKGGGGSRGVPVPLLGAAVAAGVIASLLSFGAAYTLVLRVPLSRIVPVLSPVAFGLLAVFSVLLVLDADLSRWTGGIPIPRVGLPVPDAFLLGLFLGIVILPCNAAAVVALLAIGTTLGDLLLNTVSFLSFGAGMSLPLLAFAALPPPVTVGIVGWLARHRRAVRAAAGVLMLGIAVYSLLGLAGVPAA from the coding sequence GTGGACGCACTCTCCGCGTGGACGATGGCGTTCCTCGCGGGGACCTCTGCCCCGCTCGCCTCCCCCTGCATGCTCCCCCTCTACCCCGGTTTCCTCTCCTACCTCGCGTCGAAGGGCGGCGGGGGATCCCGCGGGGTCCCGGTCCCCCTCCTCGGGGCCGCGGTCGCGGCGGGCGTCATCGCTTCCCTCCTCTCGTTCGGGGCCGCCTACACCCTCGTCCTCCGCGTGCCCCTCTCCCGGATCGTCCCCGTCCTCTCGCCTGTCGCCTTCGGCCTCCTCGCCGTCTTCTCCGTCCTCCTCGTCCTCGATGCCGATCTCTCCCGGTGGACCGGCGGGATCCCCATCCCCCGCGTCGGCCTGCCCGTCCCCGACGCGTTCCTCCTCGGGCTCTTCCTCGGCATCGTCATCCTCCCCTGCAACGCCGCGGCTGTCGTGGCCCTCCTCGCCATCGGGACGACCCTCGGGGACCTCCTGCTCAACACCGTCTCGTTCCTCTCGTTCGGGGCAGGGATGTCGCTCCCCCTCCTCGCCTTCGCCGCACTCCCCCCGCCCGTGACCGTCGGGATCGTGGGGTGGCTCGCCCGTCACAGGAGGGCCGTTCGCGCCGCCGCGGGTGTCCTCATGCTCGGGATAGCGGTGTATTCCCTCCTCGGTCTCGCCGGGGTCCCGGCAGCGTGA